Proteins found in one Planctomycetes bacterium MalM25 genomic segment:
- the iolG_1 gene encoding Inositol 2-dehydrogenase, which yields MSKPQDETNSLGANRRQFLTTAAATAAAGVAAAPAFGVHGSGDHRLRVGVIGCGGRGKGAARDALNAGEDVVIVAMADAFGDNLNAAHKALVDQFGDRIQVPEDRRFSGFDAYKQVLEADCDLVILATPPGFRPIHFKAAIDAGKHVFMEKPVAVDAPGVRLVLETAREARDKGLGVGVGLQRRHDDLYNNMVQRIWDGALGDEVLYTRVYWNSGGVWTRPRQPQQTEMEYQMRNWYYFNWLCGDHINEQHIHNLDVSNWIKQGHPVKANGMGGREVRDSNEHGQIFDHHAVEFTYADGSTMMSQCRHIRGAWSQVSEFAHGANGHCHVGGGKFFDRTGKTIDRLRKKGENPYVQEHIDLQRSIREGSPLAEAEYGAHSTMTAILGRMATYTGQVVNWDDAIESNVDLSPAKYAFGADPPVLPDAQGRYPVPVPGDKPAANA from the coding sequence ATGTCGAAGCCGCAAGACGAGACGAATTCTCTGGGCGCCAACCGCCGCCAGTTCCTCACCACCGCCGCCGCCACGGCCGCCGCCGGAGTCGCGGCGGCCCCCGCCTTCGGCGTGCACGGCAGCGGAGATCATCGCCTGCGTGTGGGAGTCATCGGTTGCGGCGGCCGCGGGAAGGGCGCCGCGCGCGACGCGTTGAACGCCGGCGAGGACGTCGTGATCGTGGCGATGGCGGACGCCTTTGGCGACAATCTCAACGCGGCTCACAAGGCGCTCGTCGACCAGTTCGGCGACCGGATCCAGGTCCCCGAGGACCGGCGCTTCTCGGGCTTCGACGCGTACAAGCAGGTGCTCGAGGCGGACTGTGACTTGGTCATCCTCGCCACGCCCCCCGGCTTCCGTCCGATCCACTTCAAGGCGGCCATCGACGCGGGCAAGCACGTCTTCATGGAGAAGCCGGTCGCGGTCGATGCGCCGGGCGTGCGGCTCGTGCTGGAGACCGCTCGCGAGGCGCGCGACAAGGGGCTCGGCGTCGGCGTCGGCCTGCAGCGCCGCCACGACGACCTGTACAACAACATGGTCCAGAGGATCTGGGACGGCGCCCTCGGCGACGAGGTCCTGTACACGCGGGTCTACTGGAACTCGGGCGGCGTGTGGACGCGTCCCCGCCAGCCGCAGCAGACCGAGATGGAGTACCAGATGCGCAACTGGTACTACTTCAACTGGCTGTGCGGCGACCACATCAACGAGCAGCACATCCACAACCTCGACGTCAGCAACTGGATCAAGCAGGGCCACCCCGTGAAGGCCAACGGCATGGGGGGACGCGAAGTCCGCGACAGCAACGAGCACGGCCAGATCTTCGACCACCACGCCGTCGAGTTCACCTACGCCGACGGCTCGACCATGATGAGCCAGTGCCGCCACATCCGTGGCGCGTGGTCGCAGGTCTCGGAGTTCGCCCACGGCGCCAACGGGCACTGCCATGTCGGCGGGGGCAAGTTCTTCGACCGCACCGGGAAGACGATCGATCGACTCCGCAAGAAGGGGGAGAACCCCTACGTGCAGGAGCACATCGACCTGCAACGCAGCATCCGGGAGGGCTCGCCCCTCGCAGAGGCCGAGTACGGCGCCCATTCAACGATGACCGCGATCCTGGGCCGGATGGCCACCTACACCGGTCAGGTTGTGAATTGGGACGACGCGATCGAGTCCAACGTGGACCTCTCCCCGGCCAAGTACGCCTTCGGCGCCGACCCGCCGGTCCTGCCGGACGCCCAGGGCCGCTACCCGGTCCCGGTCCCCGGCGACAAGCCCGCCGCCAACGCCTGA